The following are encoded together in the Phenylobacterium sp. NIBR 498073 genome:
- a CDS encoding GDSL-type esterase/lipase family protein — translation MRLLLGGAMALALGGAAQAAPVGMVDDPCPPPAAPDPLGKEMSEALVADAPFPPALLAKLMDPARGAEAEKAKAEQAARDWADLCRYRPENAAALNAKNGGVEAVFMGDSITELWMVADPAFFSAARFDRGISGQTSAQMLLRFHADVVALKPKVVHILAGTNDVAGNLGPSRPEDFKNNIRAMAEIADASGIAVVLGAIPPADRFLWRAGLKPAAQIGELNAWLKGFAASRGYVFADYHGAMATPEGAMRPAFSKDYVHPNRAGYGVMAPIAQAALDEAQRRGPRKVALGGS, via the coding sequence GGCCCTGGCGCTGGGGGGCGCCGCGCAGGCGGCCCCGGTCGGGATGGTCGATGATCCGTGCCCGCCGCCCGCCGCGCCCGACCCGCTGGGAAAAGAGATGTCGGAGGCGCTGGTCGCCGACGCGCCGTTCCCGCCGGCGCTGCTGGCCAAGCTGATGGACCCGGCACGGGGCGCGGAGGCAGAGAAGGCCAAGGCCGAGCAGGCGGCGCGCGACTGGGCCGACCTCTGCCGCTATCGCCCGGAGAACGCCGCCGCCTTGAACGCCAAGAATGGGGGCGTCGAGGCGGTGTTCATGGGCGACTCCATCACCGAGCTCTGGATGGTCGCCGATCCGGCCTTCTTCAGCGCCGCGCGGTTCGACCGCGGGATCAGCGGCCAGACCAGCGCCCAGATGCTGCTGCGGTTCCATGCCGACGTCGTCGCCCTGAAGCCGAAGGTGGTCCACATCCTAGCCGGCACCAACGACGTGGCGGGCAATCTGGGGCCCAGCCGACCAGAAGATTTCAAGAACAATATCAGAGCGATGGCGGAGATTGCTGATGCAAGCGGCATCGCCGTGGTGCTCGGCGCGATCCCGCCGGCCGACCGTTTCCTGTGGCGGGCGGGGCTGAAGCCGGCGGCGCAGATCGGCGAGCTGAACGCCTGGCTGAAGGGATTTGCGGCGAGCCGCGGCTATGTCTTCGCCGACTATCACGGCGCGATGGCGACGCCTGAGGGGGCGATGCGCCCGGCCTTCAGCAAGGACTACGTGCACCCCAACCGCGCCGGCTATGGCGTCATGGCGCCCATCGCACAGGCGGCGCTGGACGAGGCGCAGCGGCGCGGTCCAAGAAAGGTCGCGCTGGGAGGAAGCTAG